In one window of Duganella dendranthematis DNA:
- a CDS encoding esterase-like activity of phytase family protein — MKKTIATLISALMLAACAQLPIQQPETISSLRFIGEQRLPYRMQYEGTMVGGLSGIDYDAANDEWLMISDDRSQHNPARYYRAKLAFDEHAFKSAQLTGVSLLLQPDGSVYPSKEAYKAGVGVVPDLETMRVDPQDGSIWYASEGDVKLGLDPFVRHARRDGSFISELPLPPLFTVSKERKVGPRDNQAFEGLSFAPDGRTLWVSLEGPMYQDGPAPDPMHGAVNRITHFTRDGKVLGQYAYPLDAIPATPGKGKEADNGISEMLALSDTRMLTLERSGVQADDNSYKTYVRIYEIDTTGATDIQHLPTLPGATFTQVKKRLVLDLASVGLPIIDNLEGISFGPRLANGHASLVLISDDNFSKTQVTQFLLFEVIP, encoded by the coding sequence ATGAAAAAGACCATCGCCACTCTTATCAGCGCGCTAATGCTTGCAGCCTGCGCGCAGCTGCCGATTCAGCAACCTGAAACTATCTCCAGCCTGCGCTTCATCGGCGAACAGCGCCTGCCTTACCGCATGCAGTACGAAGGCACGATGGTGGGCGGCCTGTCCGGCATCGACTACGATGCCGCCAATGACGAATGGTTGATGATCAGCGACGACCGTTCGCAGCACAATCCGGCGCGCTACTACCGCGCCAAGCTGGCGTTCGACGAACACGCGTTCAAATCAGCGCAGCTGACCGGCGTATCGCTTCTGTTGCAGCCGGACGGCAGCGTCTATCCATCCAAGGAAGCCTACAAGGCAGGCGTCGGCGTGGTGCCGGACCTGGAAACCATGCGCGTCGATCCGCAGGACGGCAGCATCTGGTACGCCAGCGAAGGTGACGTCAAGCTGGGCCTCGATCCGTTTGTGCGTCATGCGCGCCGCGATGGTAGTTTTATCTCCGAACTGCCGCTGCCGCCGCTGTTTACGGTATCCAAGGAGCGCAAGGTCGGCCCGCGCGACAATCAGGCGTTTGAAGGCTTGAGCTTTGCGCCGGACGGCCGCACGCTGTGGGTGTCGCTGGAAGGCCCGATGTACCAGGATGGTCCGGCGCCTGACCCGATGCACGGCGCGGTCAACCGCATCACCCACTTTACCCGTGACGGCAAGGTACTGGGCCAGTATGCCTATCCGCTCGACGCGATTCCGGCCACGCCCGGCAAGGGCAAGGAAGCCGATAACGGCATCTCGGAGATGCTGGCCCTGAGCGATACCCGCATGCTGACGCTGGAACGCTCGGGCGTGCAGGCCGACGACAACAGCTACAAGACCTATGTGCGCATCTACGAAATCGATACCACCGGCGCCACCGACATCCAGCACCTGCCGACGCTACCAGGCGCAACGTTCACGCAAGTGAAGAAGCGCCTGGTGCTGGACCTGGCCAGCGTCGGCCTGCCGATCATCGATAACCTGGAAGGGATTTCGTTCGGCCCGCGCCTAGCCAACGGCCACGCCAGCCTGGTGCTGATCTCGGACGATAACTTCAGCAAGACCCAGGTGACCCAGTTCCTGCTGTTCGAGGTTATCCCCTAA
- a CDS encoding GTP-binding protein produces MPVPDPRLPVTVLSGFLGAGKTTLLNHILANRDGLRVAVIVNDMSEVNIDASLLRDGSANAGAELSRTEEKMVEMSNGCICCTLREDLLLEVRKLAAEGRFDYLLIESTGVGEPMPVAATFDFEDEDGHSLNQVARIDTMVTVVDALNLLADYNSTDFLAQRGETAGEGDDRSLAGLLSEQIEFADVVVVSKTDLVSLEHLGEVRAVIKALNPGATITYAERGRVPLHKILGTGKFDLEKASEMAGWARELAGEHTPETEEYGISSFVLREPRALHPQRFNRFLDQAFHGLIRAKGYLWLATRPEWAVTYSRAGKIASVEPVGRWAEPYDDRFNEVVFIGQKLDRAAIEEAFSYCVLTDAEAAAGEAVWQHYPDPFPQWFIE; encoded by the coding sequence ATGCCTGTTCCAGACCCACGCCTCCCCGTCACCGTGCTTTCCGGCTTCCTCGGCGCCGGCAAGACCACCCTGCTCAACCACATCCTGGCCAACCGCGATGGCCTGCGCGTGGCCGTCATCGTCAACGACATGAGCGAGGTGAATATCGACGCCAGCCTGCTGCGCGACGGTAGCGCCAATGCCGGCGCCGAACTGTCGCGCACCGAAGAGAAAATGGTCGAGATGAGCAACGGCTGCATCTGCTGCACGCTGCGCGAAGACCTGCTGCTGGAAGTGCGCAAGCTAGCCGCCGAGGGCCGCTTCGACTATCTGCTGATCGAATCGACCGGCGTGGGCGAGCCGATGCCGGTGGCGGCCACCTTCGATTTCGAGGATGAAGATGGCCATTCCCTCAACCAGGTGGCGCGCATCGACACCATGGTGACTGTAGTCGACGCCCTCAACCTGCTGGCCGATTACAACAGCACCGATTTCCTGGCGCAGCGCGGCGAAACCGCCGGTGAAGGCGACGACCGCTCGCTGGCCGGCCTGCTGTCCGAGCAGATCGAGTTTGCCGATGTGGTGGTGGTCAGCAAAACCGACCTGGTCTCGCTGGAGCATCTGGGCGAGGTCCGCGCCGTGATCAAGGCGCTCAATCCTGGCGCGACGATTACTTATGCAGAACGCGGCCGCGTGCCGCTGCATAAAATTCTGGGCACCGGCAAGTTCGATCTGGAGAAAGCCAGCGAAATGGCCGGCTGGGCGCGTGAACTGGCTGGCGAGCACACGCCGGAAACCGAGGAGTACGGCATCTCCAGCTTTGTGCTGCGCGAGCCACGCGCATTGCATCCGCAGCGCTTCAACCGTTTTCTCGACCAGGCTTTCCACGGCCTGATACGGGCCAAGGGTTATCTGTGGCTGGCCACGCGGCCGGAATGGGCGGTGACCTATTCGCGCGCTGGCAAGATCGCGTCGGTGGAACCGGTGGGCCGCTGGGCCGAGCCGTATGACGACCGCTTTAACGAAGTGGTGTTCATCGGCCAGAAGCTCGACCGCGCCGCGATTGAGGAAGCGTTCTCCTACTGCGTGCTGACGGATGCGGAAGCCGCCGCCGGCGAAGCGGTCTGGCAGCACTATCCGGATCCGTTCCCGCAATGGTTTATCGAGTGA
- a CDS encoding Fur family transcriptional regulator, with amino-acid sequence MHTDIAESQIRATGARVTRQRVLVLDFLLGQKKSLTHHEIQAHLAKTTREELDSVTLYRVLEWLTENELIHRIAGADQVWRFSAGAGQHAHEHAHFQCTKCEQVTCFTDVALPRKIKLPDGFQTQEVDFLIKGTCASCNRKK; translated from the coding sequence ATGCACACAGATATCGCCGAATCACAAATCCGCGCTACCGGCGCCCGCGTCACCCGCCAGCGCGTCCTGGTCCTGGACTTTTTACTGGGCCAGAAAAAATCGCTGACCCATCACGAGATTCAAGCCCACCTGGCCAAGACCACGCGTGAGGAACTCGACTCGGTTACGCTGTACCGCGTGCTGGAATGGCTGACCGAAAATGAGCTGATCCACCGCATCGCCGGCGCCGATCAGGTATGGCGCTTCAGCGCCGGCGCCGGCCAGCACGCGCACGAGCATGCGCACTTCCAGTGCACCAAGTGCGAACAGGTCACCTGCTTCACCGACGTGGCGCTGCCGCGCAAGATCAAGTTGCCGGACGGCTTCCAGACCCAGGAAGTCGACTTCCTCATCAAGGGCACCTGCGCCAGCTGCAACCGCAAGAAATAA
- a CDS encoding TonB-dependent receptor: MKIQRTLLAGAILSAYSTLAFGQAAVPQVMVTASPFSNAASDQILTPAKVLAGDELRDKTGSSLGETLSQELGVSASAFGAGASRPIIRGLEGARVKMLENGMAVSDVSGLSNDHAVAAEGAVAQQIEILRGPAALLYGSGAIGGLVNVVNERIPTALEPKLTGQLEARGSTVDSGRNLSGTIDGSVDKMAWHIDGNFRNADDYKIPGNRVQGDPDSASGHLPHSDTRARTGGIGGSWVDSWGFVGVSASRLSNVYGIPSDEGSKIDQKQTRYDIDSLVKAPFEGFETFKFKAGYTDYKHAEIGEDGAPEVLFKNRATETRVELTHKPVAGWHGTFGLQTENTNFSALSAEGGPDTVPVTHSTSNAVFVVEETDFGPVKFNAGGRVERVKREPVTGVERSFNLQSASVGGLWPFVPGYAIGATLSYAQRAPSTEELYSSGPHDATVTFDIGDADFKKETSRNIELNVQKTTGLVRWKANVFRNKVSDFIYGHITGNLLDEDGNPGDELRERIFEQADATIQGAEAELEYNPTGAGWSGRVFADTSRGKLKRGGSLPLQPANRIGVSTAYKMGAWRAGLSLVHAQSQDRLASFETSDTPSYNQLNANLSYTQKVDGADLTWFLLAKNLTNDEIRVSTSVLKDIAPLPGRNVVFGVRAKF, encoded by the coding sequence ATGAAGATTCAACGCACGCTGCTGGCCGGCGCGATCCTGTCTGCCTATTCCACGCTGGCTTTCGGCCAGGCCGCCGTTCCGCAGGTGATGGTTACCGCATCACCGTTCAGCAATGCCGCCAGTGACCAGATCCTGACCCCGGCCAAAGTGCTGGCCGGCGACGAACTGCGCGACAAGACCGGCAGCTCGCTGGGCGAAACGCTGTCGCAGGAACTGGGCGTGTCGGCGTCGGCGTTCGGCGCCGGCGCTTCACGTCCGATTATCCGCGGCCTGGAAGGTGCGCGCGTCAAGATGCTGGAAAACGGCATGGCCGTCTCCGACGTCTCCGGCCTGTCCAACGACCACGCGGTGGCGGCGGAAGGCGCGGTGGCGCAGCAGATCGAAATCCTGCGCGGCCCGGCGGCGCTGCTGTACGGCTCGGGCGCCATCGGTGGCCTGGTCAACGTCGTCAACGAACGCATCCCGACTGCGCTGGAGCCCAAGCTCACCGGCCAGCTGGAAGCGCGCGGCAGCACGGTCGATAGCGGCCGCAATCTGTCCGGCACCATCGACGGTTCGGTCGACAAGATGGCATGGCATATCGACGGTAACTTCCGCAATGCCGACGACTACAAAATCCCGGGTAACCGCGTGCAGGGCGATCCTGATTCGGCGTCCGGCCATCTGCCGCATTCGGACACGCGTGCACGCACCGGGGGCATTGGCGGTTCGTGGGTGGATAGCTGGGGCTTTGTCGGCGTGTCGGCATCGCGCCTGTCGAATGTGTACGGCATCCCGAGCGACGAGGGCTCGAAGATCGACCAGAAGCAGACCCGCTACGACATCGATAGCCTGGTAAAAGCGCCGTTTGAAGGCTTCGAGACCTTCAAGTTCAAGGCCGGCTACACCGACTACAAACACGCCGAAATCGGCGAAGACGGTGCGCCGGAAGTGCTGTTCAAGAACCGTGCGACCGAAACCCGCGTGGAACTGACGCACAAACCGGTCGCTGGCTGGCATGGCACGTTTGGCCTGCAAACCGAGAACACCAACTTCTCGGCATTGAGCGCGGAAGGCGGCCCGGATACCGTGCCGGTCACGCATTCGACCTCCAACGCCGTCTTCGTGGTTGAGGAAACGGATTTCGGCCCGGTCAAGTTCAACGCCGGCGGCCGCGTGGAGCGCGTCAAGCGTGAGCCGGTGACGGGCGTGGAGCGCTCGTTCAACCTGCAATCGGCGTCGGTGGGCGGCCTGTGGCCGTTCGTGCCGGGTTACGCGATCGGCGCCACGCTGTCGTACGCACAGCGCGCGCCATCTACCGAGGAACTGTATTCCAGTGGCCCGCACGATGCCACCGTCACCTTCGATATCGGCGACGCCGATTTCAAGAAGGAGACCTCGCGCAATATCGAACTGAATGTGCAGAAGACCACGGGCCTGGTGCGCTGGAAGGCCAACGTCTTCCGCAACAAGGTCAGTGACTTCATCTACGGCCACATCACTGGCAACCTGCTGGACGAAGACGGCAATCCAGGCGACGAACTGCGCGAGCGCATCTTCGAACAGGCCGACGCCACCATCCAGGGCGCGGAAGCAGAACTGGAATACAACCCGACCGGCGCCGGCTGGTCCGGCCGCGTGTTCGCCGACACCTCGCGCGGCAAACTGAAACGCGGTGGCAGCCTGCCGCTGCAACCGGCGAATCGTATCGGCGTCAGCACCGCGTACAAGATGGGCGCCTGGCGCGCCGGCCTGTCGCTGGTGCATGCGCAATCGCAGGACCGTTTGGCATCGTTCGAAACCAGCGATACGCCAAGCTACAACCAGTTGAACGCCAATCTCTCGTACACGCAAAAAGTAGATGGCGCCGACCTGACCTGGTTCCTTCTGGCGAAGAACCTGACCAACGACGAGATCCGCGTTTCGACCTCGGTGCTGAAGGATATCGCGCCGCTGCCAGGCCGTAATGTGGTGTTTGGCGTGCGCGCCAAGTTCTGA
- a CDS encoding ABC transporter ATP-binding protein, with amino-acid sequence MTIALDIHIAEKRYSTRTVLRDVRLQLQAGEVVSLIGASGCGKSSLLSIASGLDRDFNGEIKLDGNALHGVSRDIGFIFQEPRLFPWLTVSQNVAFDSNNALSSQRLVTRLLAEVGLQDHAEALPKQLSGGQAQRAAIARGLFTQPRVLLLDEPFSAVDAFTRMKLQDLLLKVADQHKLTVLLVTHDIDEALYLSDRVVLLDGGLTEFHPGPAPRKRGDADAAHLKAAILDSLHV; translated from the coding sequence ATGACCATCGCTCTCGACATCCACATCGCCGAAAAGCGCTACAGCACGCGCACCGTGCTGCGCGACGTCCGCCTGCAGCTACAAGCAGGAGAAGTGGTCAGCCTGATCGGCGCCAGTGGCTGCGGCAAAAGCAGCCTGCTATCGATCGCCTCCGGCCTCGATCGGGATTTCAACGGCGAGATCAAACTCGATGGCAACGCGCTGCACGGCGTCAGCCGCGACATCGGCTTCATCTTCCAGGAACCACGCCTGTTCCCATGGCTGACCGTGTCCCAAAACGTCGCCTTCGACAGCAACAATGCGCTGTCCTCGCAACGGCTGGTCACGCGCCTGCTGGCGGAAGTCGGCCTGCAAGACCATGCGGAAGCGCTGCCGAAACAGCTGTCTGGCGGCCAGGCCCAACGCGCCGCCATCGCGCGCGGCCTGTTCACCCAGCCGCGCGTGCTGCTGCTGGACGAACCCTTCTCCGCCGTTGACGCTTTCACCCGCATGAAACTGCAAGACCTGCTGTTGAAGGTCGCCGACCAGCACAAACTTACCGTGCTACTGGTCACGCACGACATCGACGAAGCGCTCTACCTGAGCGACCGCGTGGTCCTGCTGGACGGCGGCCTGACCGAGTTCCATCCCGGTCCCGCACCGCGCAAGCGCGGCGACGCCGATGCCGCCCACCTGAAGGCCGCCATTCTCGACAGCCTTCACGTCTGA
- a CDS encoding ABC transporter permease has protein sequence MSAQLAASPTDAATAHQDATRDATPARDRGSAAAGFAAAADAGAVAVASPDATSGVGVGVGVGAHGARGARGAAGGRWRRVVLGLLLPVSVLVAVELAVRGGLIPANMLPAPSRILDTLRDLGAQGLAGHIVASTLRVIAGFTAGAVLAVLLGAAVGLSRHAEALLDPSFQALRAIPSLAWVPLLLLWLGIDEAPKIVLIAIGAFFPVNMGVASGIRGVDRKLIEVARLYRLSNVALTRRVLLPAALPAILTGLRNGLSLAWMFMVAAELIAASKGLGYLLSDGRETSRADIVLAAIFLLAILGKISDSLMAAIEKRSLAWRDSYA, from the coding sequence ATGAGCGCCCAACTGGCCGCATCGCCCACAGACGCCGCCACCGCGCACCAGGACGCAACACGCGACGCCACGCCTGCGCGCGACCGCGGCTCGGCGGCGGCAGGATTCGCGGCGGCAGCCGATGCAGGCGCCGTTGCCGTTGCGTCACCCGACGCAACCTCCGGCGTCGGCGTCGGCGTCGGCGTCGGTGCGCATGGTGCGCGTGGTGCGCGTGGTGCGGCCGGTGGGCGTTGGCGGCGGGTTGTGCTTGGTTTGCTTCTGCCGGTGTCCGTGCTGGTGGCGGTCGAGCTGGCGGTGCGTGGCGGACTGATTCCGGCCAATATGCTGCCTGCGCCATCGCGGATTCTGGATACATTGCGTGACCTTGGCGCGCAAGGTTTGGCAGGACACATCGTCGCCAGCACGCTGCGCGTGATCGCCGGCTTCACGGCAGGCGCCGTGCTGGCAGTGCTGCTGGGCGCCGCCGTAGGCCTGAGCCGCCACGCCGAAGCGCTCCTCGACCCAAGCTTCCAGGCCCTGCGCGCGATTCCGTCGCTGGCCTGGGTGCCATTGCTGCTGCTCTGGCTCGGCATCGACGAAGCACCGAAAATCGTCCTGATCGCCATCGGCGCCTTCTTCCCCGTCAACATGGGCGTGGCCTCCGGCATCCGCGGCGTAGACCGCAAACTGATTGAAGTCGCGCGTCTGTACCGATTGTCCAACGTCGCGCTAACGCGGCGCGTGCTACTGCCCGCCGCCCTGCCGGCCATCCTCACCGGCTTGCGCAACGGTCTCAGTCTGGCGTGGATGTTCATGGTCGCCGCAGAACTGATCGCCGCCAGCAAAGGTCTCGGCTACCTGCTCTCCGACGGGCGCGAGACCAGCCGCGCCGATATCGTCCTCGCGGCCATCTTCCTGCTGGCCATCCTCGGCAAAATCAGCGACAGCCTGATGGCCGCCATCGAAAAACGCAGCCTTGCATGGCGCGACAGCTACGCATGA
- a CDS encoding aliphatic sulfonate ABC transporter substrate-binding protein — MKRRTLLKLAAGSAALSGLSPVSLVVAAPLKELRLDYAYYSPVSLVLRRFGWLEEEFKADGVQVRWVLSAGSNRALEYLNANSIDIGSSAGLAALLAKANGNPIKTPYIFSRPEWTALVVRKDSPIRSVADLKGKKVAATKGTDPYLFLLRSLQTAGLKRSDIEHVSLQHADGRAALEQGKVDAWAGLDPHMAASELEAGSKLIYRNVAFNTYGFLNVREEFLATRPAEVARVIKAYERARAWVIANPSEAAKILSEEAKVTLPVALLQVKLRSDFSNPQPGSEHVKALQVAAPILKAEALVKSDTDLNRAIAELVDTRFAQPYITKA; from the coding sequence ATGAAGCGCAGAACCCTGTTGAAGCTGGCGGCCGGCAGTGCCGCCTTGTCTGGTTTGTCTCCTGTATCGCTGGTGGTTGCCGCTCCGCTGAAGGAGCTGCGGCTGGACTACGCCTACTACTCCCCTGTCAGTCTGGTGCTGCGGCGCTTTGGCTGGCTGGAGGAAGAATTCAAGGCGGACGGCGTGCAGGTGCGCTGGGTGCTGAGCGCGGGCAGCAATCGCGCGCTGGAGTATCTGAACGCGAACAGCATCGATATCGGCTCGTCTGCGGGCCTGGCGGCGTTGCTGGCCAAGGCGAATGGCAATCCGATCAAGACGCCGTACATTTTCTCCCGTCCGGAGTGGACGGCGCTGGTGGTGCGCAAGGATTCGCCGATTCGTTCGGTGGCGGATTTGAAGGGCAAGAAGGTTGCGGCCACCAAGGGTACCGACCCGTATCTGTTCCTGCTGCGGTCTTTGCAGACTGCAGGCTTGAAACGCAGCGATATCGAGCATGTGAGCTTGCAGCATGCGGATGGCCGTGCGGCGCTGGAGCAAGGTAAGGTGGATGCGTGGGCGGGACTTGATCCGCACATGGCGGCCAGCGAACTGGAAGCCGGCTCCAAGCTGATTTACCGGAATGTGGCGTTTAATACCTACGGTTTTTTGAATGTGCGCGAGGAGTTCCTGGCGACGCGGCCGGCGGAAGTTGCGCGCGTGATCAAGGCGTATGAACGCGCACGCGCCTGGGTCATCGCCAATCCGAGCGAGGCGGCCAAGATTTTGTCTGAAGAGGCCAAGGTGACGTTGCCGGTGGCGCTGTTGCAGGTGAAGCTGCGTAGTGATTTCAGCAATCCGCAGCCGGGCAGCGAGCATGTGAAGGCCTTGCAGGTGGCCGCGCCGATCCTCAAGGCCGAGGCGCTGGTCAAGAGCGATACGGACTTGAACCGCGCCATCGCGGAACTGGTCGATACCCGCTTCGCACAGCCTTACATCACGAAAGCATAG
- the hmpA gene encoding NO-inducible flavohemoprotein — MLSTEHKAIITATVPILEEGGEALTRHFYQSLFRDYPHVKPMFNQANQQDGNQQRALANAVLMYAKNIEKLEKLGPLVGTIVNKHVSLQIQPEHYPIVGAALLKAIREVLGDQVATDAVIEAWGAAYGQLADILIGAEENVYRENEQAEGGWRGARAFKVTAKTVESDEITSFVLTPADGGKVVAHKPGQYIGVLVTVNGAEQRRQYSLSATANGESYRISVKREPGGVVSNFLHDGVQVGDSIDLFPPSGDFVMADSDKPLVLISGGVGITPTLAMLTAALTTDRPVHFIHAARHAGVHAFRDHIDALAAQHPQLQRFYCYELADAGAVQPHATGYINPQQLAAWLPETRDVDAYFLGPTPFMKAIKSHLAELGVPASQTHYEFFGPAEALA, encoded by the coding sequence ATGCTGAGCACCGAACATAAAGCCATCATCACCGCCACCGTTCCTATTCTGGAAGAAGGCGGCGAAGCCCTGACCCGTCACTTCTATCAATCGCTGTTCCGCGACTACCCGCACGTTAAGCCCATGTTCAATCAGGCCAACCAGCAAGACGGCAACCAGCAGCGCGCGCTGGCCAATGCGGTGCTGATGTATGCGAAGAATATCGAGAAGCTGGAAAAACTCGGGCCGCTGGTCGGTACCATCGTGAACAAGCACGTGTCGCTGCAAATCCAGCCGGAGCACTATCCCATCGTCGGCGCCGCGCTGCTGAAGGCGATCCGCGAAGTGCTGGGTGACCAGGTGGCGACGGATGCGGTGATTGAAGCCTGGGGCGCGGCCTACGGCCAGTTGGCGGATATCCTGATCGGCGCCGAGGAAAACGTCTACAGGGAAAACGAGCAGGCCGAAGGCGGTTGGCGCGGTGCGCGCGCCTTCAAGGTGACTGCCAAGACGGTGGAAAGCGATGAGATTACCTCCTTCGTGTTGACGCCTGCGGATGGCGGCAAGGTGGTGGCGCACAAGCCTGGCCAGTACATCGGCGTGCTGGTGACGGTGAATGGCGCGGAGCAGCGTCGCCAGTATTCGCTGTCCGCGACTGCCAATGGCGAGAGCTATCGCATCAGCGTGAAGCGCGAGCCGGGTGGCGTGGTATCCAACTTCCTGCATGATGGCGTGCAGGTTGGCGACAGCATCGACCTGTTCCCGCCGTCGGGCGACTTTGTGATGGCCGACAGCGACAAGCCGCTGGTGCTGATTAGCGGTGGTGTCGGCATCACGCCAACGCTGGCGATGCTGACGGCGGCGCTGACCACCGATCGCCCGGTGCACTTCATTCACGCGGCGCGGCACGCCGGCGTGCACGCCTTCCGCGATCATATCGACGCGCTGGCCGCCCAGCATCCGCAGTTGCAGCGCTTTTACTGCTACGAGTTGGCCGATGCCGGTGCGGTGCAGCCGCATGCCACCGGCTATATCAATCCGCAGCAGCTGGCCGCGTGGCTGCCGGAGACGCGCGATGTGGATGCCTACTTCCTCGGCCCGACGCCGTTCATGAAAGCGATCAAGTCGCATCTGGCGGAACTGGGCGTGCCGGCGTCGCAGACGCATTACGAGTTCTTTGGTCCGGCGGAAGCTTTGGCTTGA
- a CDS encoding TonB-dependent receptor yields the protein MHTNLSPLALALLAAFATHVHADEDVPLHQLGTVTVTGNRPTSLPTQIPTTIEGITKEEIERDINATDAEDALKYLPSLLVRKRYIGDYNHAVLSTRASGTGNSARSMVYADGILLSNYLGNGATFAPRWGMVSPEEIERVDVLYGPFSAAYGGNSVGAVVDYVTRMPTRFEAHAKLTLTHQPFKLYGTNDSYDGKQGSFELGDRQGAWSWWLALSRTDSEGQPLTFPTRSANTPLSSAGTPVTGAVAGLDRTNNPWYLLGTATQYHTVQDQLKAKLAYDFSPTMRATYTFGLWRNDSEGRPSTYLRDAAGQPVYTGTVNVNGHAYTLAPTDFNLSNEDLQHFMHGLTVKTNTKGVFDWEVAASLYDYNKDQLRAATTVAMPAALSGGAGRLVNQGGTGWNTFAAKGVWRPNAEHVAEFGYQREAYKLSSTETPTTEWIDGAASGNPTSRFGGKSEINSLYAQNTWKFAPQWKTVLGARFERWHAHDGVIANATKAASYAERTENYVSPKAALAYQASEDWVLKASLGRAVRMPTVSELYQGGVNAAGQLTNNDPNLKPEKSWTTELSGERKLTNGYLRLTAFGERTADALYSQTNVLVTPMVTNIQNVDLIRTKGLEVSYGANDVLLRGLDVSSSLTWTDSKIIRNDKAPSSIGKWQPRIPEWRATGVASYAVNDQLSMTLAGRYSGKQYSTLDNSDVNGFAYQGSSKYFTADARVRYRFNAQWCMALGIDNLNNYQYWNFHPYPQRTYVAELKFDL from the coding sequence ATGCATACCAATCTGTCTCCATTGGCGCTGGCGCTGCTTGCCGCCTTTGCCACGCACGTCCACGCGGACGAAGACGTCCCGCTGCATCAACTGGGCACGGTCACCGTTACCGGCAACCGCCCCACTTCGCTGCCGACGCAGATCCCGACCACCATCGAGGGAATCACCAAAGAAGAAATCGAACGCGATATCAACGCCACCGATGCCGAGGACGCGCTCAAATACCTGCCCAGCCTTCTGGTGCGCAAGCGCTACATTGGCGATTACAACCATGCGGTGCTGTCGACGCGCGCCTCCGGCACCGGCAACAGCGCGCGCTCGATGGTGTACGCGGACGGCATCCTGCTGTCCAATTACCTCGGCAACGGCGCCACCTTCGCGCCACGCTGGGGCATGGTCAGCCCGGAGGAAATCGAACGGGTCGATGTGCTGTATGGCCCTTTCTCCGCCGCGTATGGTGGCAATTCGGTCGGTGCGGTGGTCGATTACGTCACACGCATGCCAACCAGGTTTGAAGCGCACGCCAAGCTGACGCTGACACATCAGCCGTTTAAACTCTACGGCACCAACGATAGCTACGACGGCAAGCAAGGCAGCTTTGAGCTGGGCGACCGTCAAGGCGCGTGGTCGTGGTGGCTGGCGTTGAGCCGCACCGACAGCGAAGGCCAGCCGCTGACCTTCCCTACCCGCTCGGCCAACACACCGCTCAGCAGCGCCGGCACGCCGGTCACCGGTGCCGTGGCGGGACTGGATCGCACCAACAATCCCTGGTATTTGCTCGGCACTGCCACGCAATACCACACGGTGCAGGATCAGTTGAAGGCCAAGCTGGCTTACGATTTTTCGCCGACCATGCGCGCCACCTACACCTTCGGCTTGTGGCGCAATGATTCCGAAGGCCGTCCGAGCACGTATCTGCGCGATGCGGCCGGCCAGCCGGTCTACACCGGCACGGTCAATGTGAACGGTCACGCCTACACACTGGCGCCGACCGATTTCAATCTGTCCAACGAAGACCTGCAGCACTTCATGCATGGTCTGACGGTAAAGACCAATACCAAGGGCGTTTTCGACTGGGAAGTCGCCGCCAGCCTGTATGACTACAATAAGGATCAATTGCGCGCGGCCACCACGGTCGCCATGCCGGCCGCGCTGTCCGGCGGCGCGGGTCGGCTGGTGAATCAGGGCGGCACCGGCTGGAATACCTTTGCAGCCAAAGGCGTATGGCGTCCCAACGCCGAACATGTGGCGGAATTCGGCTATCAGCGTGAGGCCTACAAGTTAAGCAGCACCGAAACGCCTACCACGGAATGGATCGACGGCGCAGCCAGCGGCAATCCTACTTCGCGCTTCGGCGGCAAGTCGGAAATCAACAGCCTGTATGCGCAGAATACGTGGAAGTTCGCGCCGCAGTGGAAGACGGTGCTGGGTGCCCGCTTCGAGCGCTGGCATGCACATGATGGCGTGATCGCAAATGCCACCAAGGCGGCATCGTACGCGGAGCGCACCGAAAATTATGTCTCGCCGAAAGCCGCGTTGGCATATCAGGCCAGCGAGGACTGGGTCTTGAAGGCGTCGCTGGGCCGCGCGGTGCGCATGCCGACGGTGTCCGAGCTGTATCAAGGCGGCGTCAATGCCGCCGGCCAGTTGACCAACAACGATCCGAATCTCAAGCCCGAGAAGTCGTGGACCACGGAGCTGAGTGGTGAGCGCAAGCTGACCAACGGTTATCTGCGCCTGACCGCATTCGGCGAACGCACCGCCGATGCGCTGTACTCGCAGACCAATGTGCTGGTCACGCCGATGGTCACGAATATCCAGAACGTGGATCTGATCCGCACCAAGGGACTGGAGGTGTCGTACGGCGCCAATGACGTGCTGCTGCGCGGCCTCGATGTGAGTTCCAGCCTGACGTGGACCGATTCGAAGATCATCCGCAACGACAAGGCGCCGAGCAGCATCGGTAAATGGCAACCGCGCATTCCCGAGTGGCGCGCGACCGGCGTGGCCTCTTACGCCGTCAACGATCAGCTGTCGATGACGCTGGCTGGGCGTTACAGCGGCAAGCAGTATTCAACGCTGGATAATTCGGATGTCAACGGCTTCGCCTATCAGGGCTCCAGCAAATACTTCACCGCCGATGCGCGTGTGCGCTATCGCTTTAACGCGCAGTGGTGTATGGCGCTCGGGATCGACAACCTGAATAACTACCAGTACTGGAACTTCCACCCTTATCCGCAACGTACTTACGTCGCTGAGCTGAAGTTCGATCTCTAA